Proteins co-encoded in one Bremerella sp. TYQ1 genomic window:
- the secG gene encoding preprotein translocase subunit SecG: MQYVFGPLILLTSLFLILVVLVQRGRGGGLTGALGGAGGQSAFGAKAGDVFTKITIVVAVFWILLCILATMSLQDQGTEKLQDGGSAAPATGLPADPGAADPGAADPGAGGPALTLPSEEGDAPAEGGAADTPAADLEPSGEGAADAPAPMGTAPAEPAPMDSAPMDSAAPAEGDAASTEEKPAE, translated from the coding sequence ATGCAGTACGTCTTCGGCCCGCTGATTCTGCTGACGTCGCTGTTTTTGATCCTGGTAGTTCTCGTTCAGCGAGGACGCGGTGGCGGTTTGACAGGCGCCCTGGGCGGAGCCGGCGGCCAAAGTGCTTTCGGTGCCAAAGCTGGGGACGTCTTCACCAAGATCACCATCGTCGTCGCGGTCTTCTGGATCCTCCTTTGCATTCTCGCCACGATGAGCCTGCAAGATCAGGGAACTGAAAAGCTGCAAGACGGTGGTAGCGCGGCCCCTGCGACCGGACTTCCTGCCGATCCTGGTGCTGCCGATCCTGGTGCTGCCGATCCTGGTGCTGGCGGTCCTGCGTTGACGCTGCCATCGGAAGAAGGGGACGCGCCTGCCGAAGGTGGTGCTGCCGATACACCGGCTGCCGACCTCGAGCCATCCGGTGAAGGTGCTGCCGATGCTCCAGCCCCCATGGGAACCGCCCCAGCTGAGCCAGCTCCGATGGACAGCGCTCCTATGGATAGCGCTGCTCCTGCCGAAGGGGACGCCGCTTCGACCGAAGAAAAGCCGGCCGAGTAA
- a CDS encoding YicC/YloC family endoribonuclease encodes MGKFRSFPYPRKIPHREILERQSMLLSMTGYGDAHMHAEGVSVSVEVRSVNNRYFKLAVRGNELFSGLESQIEAVTRKHINRGTITINLRIKQDATADKYRIDTDVLESYMQQIHALGSKVGLAETPHIDSVLQLPGVVQENTDSDDEQFNAWPVIEKTLKAALEKFDAMRQAEGENTSTDLRENLAAIASHLEQIEAKSPAVVDGYRERMTDRVNKVLEEFDVTVDPATLLREVAIFTDRVNISEEIVRLKSHLGQFEKFLTQKESAGRKLDFLTQELFRETNTIGSKANDAEIARSVVEMKTAIEKIREQVQNIE; translated from the coding sequence TTGGGGAAGTTTCGTTCGTTTCCTTACCCACGTAAAATCCCGCATCGCGAGATCTTAGAAAGACAATCCATGCTGCTGAGCATGACCGGATATGGCGATGCCCACATGCACGCGGAAGGTGTTTCCGTGTCGGTCGAAGTACGTTCGGTGAACAACCGTTACTTCAAGTTGGCCGTGCGTGGCAATGAACTGTTCAGCGGGCTGGAATCGCAAATCGAGGCGGTCACGCGAAAGCATATCAATCGCGGCACGATCACCATCAATCTGCGAATCAAGCAAGACGCGACGGCCGACAAGTATCGGATCGATACGGATGTGCTGGAAAGCTACATGCAGCAGATCCACGCCCTCGGCTCCAAAGTTGGCTTGGCGGAAACACCGCATATCGATTCGGTGCTGCAACTGCCCGGCGTCGTGCAAGAGAACACCGATTCCGACGACGAGCAATTCAACGCCTGGCCGGTCATTGAAAAGACCTTGAAAGCGGCGCTCGAAAAATTCGACGCCATGCGTCAAGCCGAAGGCGAAAACACATCGACTGACCTTCGCGAGAATCTGGCCGCGATCGCGTCGCACTTGGAACAGATCGAAGCGAAGTCACCGGCTGTGGTCGATGGCTACCGCGAACGGATGACCGACCGCGTCAACAAAGTGCTGGAAGAGTTCGACGTTACCGTCGACCCGGCGACGCTCCTTCGCGAAGTGGCGATCTTCACCGATCGCGTAAACATCTCGGAAGAGATCGTGCGACTGAAGAGCCACCTGGGCCAGTTCGAGAAGTTCCTGACCCAAAAGGAATCAGCCGGGCGAAAGCTCGACTTCCTGACCCAGGAACTGTTCCGCGAAACCAATACCATTGGCTCGAAAGCCAACGACGCAGAGATTGCTCGATCGGTGGTCGAAATGAAAACCGCCATCGAAAAAATCCGCGAACAAGTTCAGAACATCGAGTAA
- a CDS encoding DUF6800 family protein, translating to MPVINERHQELKRRRHRKKVYAKFKAKIAQNPSNDEKRKMAHKLRKLTPAAEELIQRWGLEA from the coding sequence GTGCCGGTTATTAACGAGCGCCATCAGGAGTTGAAGCGTCGACGTCATCGTAAGAAGGTTTACGCTAAGTTTAAGGCCAAAATCGCCCAGAATCCGTCGAACGACGAGAAGCGAAAGATGGCTCACAAGCTCCGCAAGCTGACCCCCGCGGCTGAAGAACTGATCCAACGCTGGGGCCTGGAAGCCTAA
- a CDS encoding flavoprotein: protein MSQRSVIIGVTGGIAAYKTPALVSQLVKADVDVTVVMTEASHHFVGAATLTALSGKRVHTNLFDDAMPLGAHIEIARRADLLCIVPASADFMAKAAQGLADDLLSTLYLAFAGDVMMCPAMNKEMWAHPAVQRNVHQLVEDGVRMIGPDSGWQSCRVEGTGRMTEPDEIFTALQSYWTTG from the coding sequence GTGAGCCAACGTTCGGTTATCATCGGCGTCACCGGCGGAATTGCCGCGTATAAGACGCCTGCGTTGGTCAGCCAGCTGGTCAAAGCAGATGTCGACGTCACCGTGGTGATGACCGAGGCTTCCCACCATTTTGTCGGCGCGGCCACATTGACCGCGCTGTCCGGGAAGCGTGTTCACACGAATCTTTTTGACGATGCCATGCCGCTTGGCGCGCACATTGAAATCGCGCGCCGAGCCGATCTTTTATGCATCGTTCCGGCTTCGGCCGACTTCATGGCCAAAGCGGCCCAAGGCTTAGCGGACGATCTGTTGAGCACGCTTTACCTCGCATTTGCTGGCGACGTAATGATGTGCCCTGCGATGAACAAAGAGATGTGGGCCCATCCGGCCGTGCAGCGAAACGTTCATCAGCTGGTCGAGGACGGCGTGCGGATGATTGGCCCTGACAGCGGTTGGCAAAGCTGCCGCGTCGAAGGGACCGGCCGCATGACCGAGCCTGACGAGATCTTCACCGCGCTGCAAAGCTATTGGACAACCGGCTAA
- a CDS encoding DNA-directed RNA polymerase subunit omega has protein sequence MLEELKEEFIIKKVGGRFKLSTLIQKRLVALNAGSRPLVDINSDNKMEIVLEEIKQDKIFLDTSNELRTAADGDVMIKSFDAMMSDEL, from the coding sequence ATGCTCGAAGAACTGAAAGAAGAATTCATCATCAAGAAGGTGGGTGGCCGCTTTAAGTTGTCGACCCTGATCCAAAAACGCCTGGTCGCTTTGAACGCCGGTAGCCGTCCGTTGGTCGACATCAATTCGGACAACAAGATGGAAATCGTGCTGGAAGAAATCAAGCAGGACAAGATCTTCCTGGACACCTCGAACGAACTTCGCACCGCCGCCGATGGCGACGTGATGATCAAGTCGTTCGACGCAATGATGAGCGACGAACTGTGA
- the gmk gene encoding guanylate kinase, which produces MTAKAPGILVILSGPSGVGKSTVVRKLLALGEPAIELSISATTRAPRAGEQNGTDYHFLAKEEFERHVAADEFLEYVEVFRTGHLYGTLRSEVEARLSQGISVLLEIDVEGAEKVTQKYPLAVTIFLSPESNEELERRLRDRGTETEQAIQRRLETAKNEMEASTWYRHHVVNKVDAADNTAAQIADIIRQEKEERCSKN; this is translated from the coding sequence ATGACAGCGAAAGCACCTGGCATTTTGGTCATTTTGTCCGGCCCCTCGGGCGTCGGGAAATCGACCGTGGTGCGCAAGCTGTTAGCGTTGGGCGAGCCGGCGATTGAACTGAGCATTTCCGCAACGACACGTGCTCCGCGGGCCGGAGAACAAAACGGCACCGACTATCACTTCCTTGCCAAAGAGGAATTTGAGCGACATGTCGCAGCGGACGAGTTCCTGGAGTATGTCGAAGTATTCCGCACCGGACATTTGTACGGAACGCTTCGCAGCGAAGTGGAAGCCCGTTTGTCCCAAGGCATTTCGGTCTTATTAGAGATCGACGTCGAAGGAGCTGAGAAGGTCACGCAGAAGTATCCGCTGGCCGTGACGATTTTCCTTAGCCCCGAGTCGAACGAAGAATTAGAACGTCGCCTGCGGGACCGAGGCACCGAAACCGAACAAGCCATACAGCGGCGACTGGAAACGGCCAAGAACGAAATGGAAGCGTCCACGTGGTATCGTCATCACGTGGTCAACAAAGTCGACGCCGCCGATAACACCGCCGCACAAATCGCGGACATTATCCGTCAGGAAAAGGAGGAGCGATGCTCGAAGAACTGA
- a CDS encoding platelet-activating factor acetylhydrolase IB subunit, with amino-acid sequence MRCFACLMLTLVLAMPAWAEDTATKEPIEALKPAPREGWWVKRHEEKLKAIEDAEKIDVVFIGDSITHGWENAGKEVFANTFGSMDTLNIGYGGDRTEHVLWRFDHGELDGYEPKVAMIMIGTNNTGHRDEKSEHTAAGVKAIVEKLHEKHPETKILLLAIFPRGATTDDPKRKLNDGANAIIEKEMKGKDYVTFLNINDIFLTEDGTLPKEIMPDLLHPKQKGYQMWADAVAPKIKELMGE; translated from the coding sequence ATGCGTTGTTTTGCCTGCTTGATGCTGACCCTGGTCCTTGCCATGCCGGCTTGGGCGGAAGATACGGCCACCAAAGAGCCGATCGAAGCCTTGAAGCCTGCCCCACGTGAAGGCTGGTGGGTCAAGCGTCACGAAGAAAAGCTGAAGGCGATTGAAGATGCCGAGAAGATCGACGTCGTGTTCATTGGCGACTCGATTACTCACGGCTGGGAAAACGCCGGGAAGGAAGTCTTCGCCAACACGTTCGGCTCGATGGATACCCTTAACATCGGTTACGGCGGCGACCGTACCGAGCACGTCCTGTGGCGTTTCGATCATGGCGAACTGGACGGCTATGAGCCCAAAGTCGCGATGATCATGATCGGCACCAATAACACCGGCCACCGCGACGAAAAGTCGGAACACACGGCTGCCGGCGTCAAAGCGATCGTCGAAAAGCTGCACGAAAAGCACCCGGAAACAAAGATCCTGCTGCTGGCCATCTTCCCACGCGGGGCGACCACCGACGATCCGAAGCGCAAGCTGAACGACGGCGCCAACGCGATCATCGAAAAGGAAATGAAGGGCAAAGACTACGTCACCTTCCTGAACATCAACGACATCTTCCTGACCGAAGACGGCACGTTGCCGAAGGAAATCATGCCTGACCTGCTGCATCCTAAGCAAAAGGGTTACCAGATGTGGGCCGACGCTGTCGCTCCCAAAATCAAAGAGCTGATGGGCGAATAG
- the tpiA gene encoding triose-phosphate isomerase, with the protein MNTTKADGVALVKGVAEGNTAGDAVEVAVCAPSVYLDAIATAADGKVGVGAQNCYHEASGAFTGEISAGMAKDIGCQYVILGHSERRHIFGESNADVCKKVHAVLAAGLVPIVCVGELLEERESGKTTDVVAEQMYGSLAGVSAEQMKSVVIAYEPVWAIGTGKVATPEQAEEVHAGIRTLMTAKYGDEVSQSVRIQYGGSVKPDNAAELLSQPNIDGALVGGASLKADSFLGIIAGAKS; encoded by the coding sequence ATGAACACCACCAAGGCCGACGGTGTCGCTTTGGTGAAAGGCGTTGCTGAAGGCAACACGGCAGGCGACGCGGTGGAAGTTGCCGTTTGTGCTCCTAGCGTTTACCTCGATGCCATCGCCACTGCGGCTGACGGCAAAGTGGGTGTCGGCGCTCAGAACTGCTACCACGAAGCTTCCGGCGCATTCACCGGCGAAATCTCCGCTGGCATGGCCAAAGACATCGGCTGCCAATACGTCATTCTCGGTCACAGCGAACGTCGCCATATCTTCGGCGAATCGAACGCCGACGTCTGCAAGAAGGTTCACGCCGTCTTGGCAGCTGGTCTGGTACCGATCGTTTGTGTTGGCGAACTGCTTGAAGAACGCGAATCAGGCAAAACGACCGACGTCGTTGCCGAGCAAATGTACGGCAGCCTCGCTGGCGTTTCGGCCGAACAGATGAAGTCGGTCGTCATCGCATACGAACCTGTCTGGGCCATCGGCACCGGCAAAGTTGCTACGCCGGAACAAGCGGAAGAAGTTCACGCTGGTATCCGCACGCTGATGACTGCCAAGTATGGCGACGAAGTCAGCCAGTCGGTTCGCATTCAGTACGGCGGAAGCGTCAAACCAGACAACGCGGCGGAACTCCTTTCGCAGCCCAACATCGACGGTGCTCTCGTCGGTGGTGCTTCGCTAAAAGCAGATAGCTTCCTTGGCATTATCGCCGGAGCGAAGTCGTAA